From a single Calothrix sp. NIES-2098 genomic region:
- a CDS encoding two-component hybrid sensor and regulator, which produces MITTQVSIPGYVVSEQLYDGSRTIVYRAVKETDNLPVVIKLLKNPYPSFSELVQFRNQYTIANNLNNSGIIQPYSLEPFQNAYILVMEDFGGVSLKDYFVNNCVASLSEFLQVAIALCNALDILYRDRIIHKDIKPSNILINPETKQVKLIDFSIASLLPRETQTFVSPNVLEGTLAYISPEQTGRMNRLIDYRSDFYSLGVTFYELLTGELPFNTNDVMELLHCHIAKLPEPIQSPEIPQVISDIVMKLMAKNAEDRYQSVLGLKFDLEYCLSQLKANGRIEDFEIAQRDVCDRFIIPDKLYGRETEVATLLQAFDRVSLGATELMLVAGFSGIGKTAVVNEVHKPIVRQHGYFIKGKFDQFQRNIPFSAFVQAFRDLISQLLTESDSQIQQWKVRILEALGDNGQVIIEVIPELELILGQQPSAIELSGSAAQNRFNLLFQKFTQVFTTTEHPLVIFLDDLQWADSASLKLIQLLIADTRHLLLIGAYRDNETSPAHPLMLTLSEIEKAQSTINTITLAPLSQIQINQLVADTLRCAEDVAWNLSQLVYQKTQGNPFFSTQFLKALHQDGAIKFNYPSLYPHSQRGWECDLAQVTQQAVTDDVVSFMAFQLQKLPPSTQNILQLAACIGHQFDLATLAIVCQQPEVETSADLWKALQEGLILPITDVYKFYQGEDKDRLSLSHENNFQKLAKYKFLHDRIQQAAYSLIPDYQKQTTHYQIGQLLLQQISPEAREERIFELVNQLNYGTSLIAQQSERDRLAQLNLTACRKARAATAYQAAREYASVGLSLLGENAWQQQYEITLALHELAAEVAFLCGDFAQMEQLIHLVTKQAHSLPEQVNVVCIKIQFHVSQNQFPEAIAIAQIILQQLNVTFPETPTPKDIQQEIQAFGELIANRKIEDLVHLPMMADRQKIAIVQIASSIMAVAYLSGSSLFPLIALLLVRISIQYGNTFATAYIYATYSVLLCNFLQDVNTATQFGQLALQIAAKLNAKTTQPQVLLLLGLYILQRKSHIQETLPILQEGYTTSLEVGNLEFAGHHAHNFCSYSFWCGQPLTTLEQQTRTYCNGLEQINQLTTANYCRIYWQAVLNLQSLAENPTMLSGEALQETELLSLLRSTNDGYGLYIFCLYKLMLCFLFGEIEAANNYAIEVRRYFMAGAGLVSEPAFYFYDSLLVLAQLNQPIDETSEALEVVAQNQTKLQLWADYAPMNHQHKVDLITAEKYRVVEKNYEAGDWYDRAILGAKENAYIQEEALANELAAKFYLNRGKEKIAAGYMQEAYYCYARWGAKAKTDRLEKLYPQLLKPILQQQRINLNSVETIAFRGTSTSTQTSSSGSTSISEVLDFTSLLKAAQAISSCLEFDTLIASLTRIILENSGAKKAVLLLPQHHIWQVQAITLIEHQQIQTILEPHSLEISQDIPIAIINYVKNTQQTVLIDNLQTNIPSLIGEYMYQIKPQSVLCTPIINQGQLVGIIYLENQLTSGVFTSDRISLINLLASQAAISLENTRLYQQTQQALQDLQQAQLQIVQSEKMSALGNLVAGVAHEMNNPLGFIAASLKQAKPTLADIIQHLQLYQASLPDPSDEIRDHAEEIDLEYSLEDLPKIIESMVIACDRLKNISTSLRTFSRADKDYKVPFNIHQGIDSTILILKHRLKGNEQRPAIEVVTEYGDLPQLECFPGQLNQVFMNILANAIDALEEANNGRSFAEIQANLNQITIKTSLEDNQVKVAITDNGMGMNEEVKQRIFDHLFTTKGVNKGTGLGLAIARQIIVEKHGGKIDCNSSTKKGTEFIIQIPVR; this is translated from the coding sequence ATGATTACTACTCAAGTCAGTATTCCCGGATATGTAGTCAGCGAACAACTCTATGATGGTTCTAGAACTATAGTTTACCGAGCAGTAAAAGAAACTGACAATTTACCTGTAGTTATCAAACTGCTGAAAAATCCTTATCCCAGCTTTAGCGAACTAGTACAATTCCGCAATCAGTATACGATTGCTAATAATCTCAACAATTCCGGAATCATTCAACCCTATAGCCTGGAACCGTTCCAAAATGCCTATATTTTAGTGATGGAAGACTTTGGGGGAGTTTCTCTCAAGGATTATTTTGTTAACAATTGTGTAGCGTCGCTTAGTGAGTTTTTACAAGTAGCGATCGCACTTTGCAATGCCTTGGATATACTCTACCGCGATCGCATTATTCATAAAGATATTAAACCTAGCAATATTTTAATTAATCCGGAGACTAAGCAAGTTAAGCTAATCGACTTTAGTATTGCATCTTTACTTCCTAGAGAAACTCAAACATTCGTTAGTCCCAATGTTTTAGAAGGAACATTAGCTTATATTTCTCCAGAACAAACCGGGAGGATGAATCGCTTAATTGATTATCGCAGTGATTTTTATTCTTTAGGCGTGACTTTCTACGAATTACTTACAGGAGAATTACCTTTTAACACAAATGATGTGATGGAATTGCTGCATTGTCATATTGCAAAACTTCCAGAACCAATTCAAAGTCCAGAAATTCCGCAGGTGATTTCTGATATTGTGATGAAATTGATGGCGAAAAATGCTGAAGACCGCTATCAAAGTGTGTTAGGACTCAAATTTGATTTAGAATATTGTTTATCTCAGTTAAAAGCAAATGGTCGAATTGAAGACTTCGAGATTGCTCAAAGGGATGTGTGCGATCGCTTCATCATACCCGACAAACTTTATGGAAGAGAAACGGAAGTAGCAACGCTACTACAAGCCTTCGATAGAGTCAGCCTTGGTGCAACAGAATTGATGTTAGTTGCTGGGTTTTCTGGTATTGGTAAAACTGCGGTTGTCAACGAAGTTCACAAACCGATTGTTAGACAACATGGATATTTTATTAAAGGTAAATTCGACCAATTCCAACGCAATATTCCCTTCTCTGCTTTTGTACAAGCATTCCGGGATTTAATCAGTCAATTATTAACAGAAAGCGATAGCCAAATTCAGCAATGGAAAGTCAGAATTTTAGAGGCTTTAGGCGACAATGGACAGGTAATAATTGAAGTAATTCCCGAATTAGAACTCATTCTTGGTCAACAACCATCTGCAATAGAATTATCAGGTAGTGCTGCCCAAAATCGCTTTAATTTATTATTCCAGAAGTTTACCCAGGTTTTTACTACTACCGAACATCCATTAGTAATATTTTTAGACGATCTGCAATGGGCAGATTCCGCATCATTAAAGTTAATACAACTCTTAATAGCTGATACCAGACATCTATTATTAATAGGTGCATATCGCGATAACGAAACCAGCCCAGCGCATCCCTTAATGTTGACTTTGAGCGAAATCGAAAAAGCCCAATCAACAATTAATACAATCACTTTAGCTCCACTCAGCCAAATACAAATCAATCAATTAGTGGCTGACACACTCAGGTGTGCAGAAGATGTAGCATGGAATCTTTCGCAACTGGTATATCAAAAAACTCAAGGTAATCCATTTTTCAGTACACAGTTTCTCAAAGCATTACATCAAGATGGAGCGATTAAATTTAACTACCCTTCTTTGTATCCTCATAGTCAGAGGGGATGGGAATGCGATCTTGCACAAGTAACTCAACAAGCAGTTACAGATGATGTTGTGTCTTTTATGGCGTTTCAATTGCAGAAACTGCCACCATCAACTCAAAACATATTACAGCTAGCTGCTTGTATTGGTCATCAATTTGATTTAGCAACTTTAGCAATTGTTTGCCAACAGCCGGAAGTTGAAACATCTGCCGATTTGTGGAAAGCCTTACAGGAGGGATTGATTTTACCAATTACTGATGTTTATAAATTTTATCAGGGAGAAGATAAGGATCGATTATCGCTGTCACATGAAAATAACTTTCAAAAATTAGCCAAATATAAATTTTTACACGATCGCATCCAACAAGCCGCCTATTCTCTCATTCCCGATTATCAAAAACAAACAACTCATTACCAAATCGGACAACTACTTCTGCAACAGATTTCGCCAGAAGCAAGAGAAGAGCGCATTTTTGAACTAGTCAATCAATTAAATTACGGTACCTCTCTGATTGCTCAACAATCAGAACGAGATAGATTAGCACAACTCAACCTTACCGCCTGTCGCAAAGCCAGAGCCGCTACCGCCTATCAAGCAGCCCGCGAATATGCGAGTGTGGGTTTATCTTTATTGGGAGAAAACGCTTGGCAACAGCAATATGAAATCACCCTTGCCTTGCATGAATTAGCGGCGGAAGTAGCTTTTTTGTGTGGTGACTTTGCACAGATGGAACAGTTGATTCATCTTGTCACCAAACAGGCACATTCCTTACCCGAACAAGTTAATGTTGTCTGCATTAAAATTCAATTTCACGTCTCCCAAAATCAATTCCCCGAAGCGATCGCGATCGCTCAAATAATCCTACAACAGCTTAATGTCACGTTTCCCGAAACACCCACACCGAAAGATATTCAACAGGAAATTCAAGCATTTGGAGAACTGATTGCCAATAGGAAGATTGAAGATTTAGTTCACCTACCAATGATGGCAGATAGGCAGAAAATCGCAATTGTCCAGATTGCTAGTAGCATCATGGCAGTGGCTTACCTCTCTGGTTCTTCCTTGTTCCCATTAATAGCTTTATTATTAGTCAGAATATCTATTCAGTACGGTAATACATTCGCTACAGCCTATATTTATGCTACTTATAGTGTACTTCTGTGTAATTTTTTGCAAGATGTGAATACAGCGACACAGTTTGGGCAATTAGCTCTCCAGATTGCTGCAAAACTAAATGCCAAAACCACTCAACCTCAAGTGTTGCTACTTCTGGGACTGTACATTCTCCAACGCAAATCTCACATCCAAGAAACCCTACCAATTTTACAAGAAGGCTATACAACCTCACTAGAAGTTGGAAACTTAGAGTTTGCTGGACATCATGCTCACAATTTTTGTAGCTATTCTTTTTGGTGCGGTCAGCCTTTAACGACCTTAGAACAGCAGACTCGCACCTACTGCAATGGCTTAGAACAAATTAACCAATTAACAACAGCTAATTATTGCCGAATCTATTGGCAAGCTGTGTTAAATTTACAGAGTTTGGCAGAAAATCCGACCATGTTATCTGGGGAAGCCTTGCAAGAGACAGAACTTTTGTCTCTGCTGCGGTCTACCAATGATGGGTATGGATTGTACATTTTCTGTTTGTATAAGCTGATGCTGTGCTTCTTGTTTGGAGAAATAGAAGCAGCTAACAATTATGCAATTGAGGTCAGACGCTATTTTATGGCTGGTGCGGGACTGGTCAGCGAACCTGCATTTTATTTCTACGATTCTCTACTGGTTCTGGCACAGTTGAATCAACCAATAGATGAGACATCAGAAGCCTTAGAAGTTGTCGCACAAAACCAAACAAAGTTACAGCTTTGGGCTGATTATGCTCCGATGAATCACCAGCATAAGGTTGATTTAATCACAGCAGAAAAATATCGGGTCGTCGAGAAAAATTATGAAGCTGGAGATTGGTACGATCGCGCTATCTTAGGAGCTAAAGAAAACGCATACATTCAAGAAGAAGCACTTGCCAACGAACTCGCCGCTAAGTTTTACCTCAATAGAGGTAAAGAAAAAATTGCCGCAGGCTATATGCAAGAAGCTTATTATTGTTATGCACGTTGGGGCGCAAAAGCCAAAACCGATCGTTTAGAAAAACTCTATCCCCAACTACTTAAACCCATCCTGCAACAGCAACGAATCAACCTTAACTCTGTAGAAACTATTGCTTTTCGCGGGACTTCTACATCTACCCAAACTTCTAGTAGTGGTAGCACTAGTATTTCCGAAGTTTTAGATTTTACCTCTCTCCTCAAGGCTGCTCAAGCGATTTCCAGTTGTTTAGAATTTGATACGCTGATCGCTAGCCTGACGCGAATTATCCTCGAAAATTCTGGGGCAAAAAAAGCTGTACTGCTGCTTCCTCAACATCATATTTGGCAAGTCCAAGCAATTACATTGATTGAGCATCAGCAAATACAAACCATTCTCGAACCACATTCACTAGAAATTAGTCAAGATATTCCGATAGCAATTATCAATTACGTTAAAAATACTCAACAAACAGTTCTAATCGATAATTTACAAACAAATATTCCGAGTTTAATTGGGGAATATATGTACCAAATCAAACCCCAGAGTGTATTATGTACCCCAATTATTAATCAAGGACAATTGGTAGGTATTATTTACTTAGAAAATCAACTGACTTCCGGAGTGTTTACCAGCGATCGCATCAGTTTAATTAATCTCTTAGCTTCTCAAGCTGCAATTTCTCTAGAAAACACCCGACTCTACCAACAAACTCAACAAGCTTTACAAGATTTACAACAAGCACAATTACAAATTGTCCAAAGCGAAAAAATGTCAGCATTGGGTAATTTAGTTGCTGGAGTTGCTCATGAAATGAATAATCCTTTGGGCTTTATTGCTGCTAGCCTCAAACAAGCTAAACCCACTCTTGCTGACATAATTCAACACTTGCAACTTTATCAAGCAAGTCTACCCGATCCCAGCGATGAAATCAGAGACCATGCTGAGGAAATCGATTTAGAATATAGCTTAGAGGACTTACCAAAGATAATTGAATCAATGGTTATAGCGTGCGATCGCCTGAAAAATATCAGCACCAGTCTTCGCACTTTCTCAAGGGCAGATAAAGATTATAAAGTACCTTTTAATATTCATCAAGGTATTGATAGCACCATTTTAATTCTCAAGCATCGCCTAAAGGGTAACGAACAACGTCCAGCCATTGAAGTAGTAACAGAGTATGGCGATTTACCACAGCTTGAATGCTTCCCTGGACAATTAAATCAAGTATTTATGAACATCTTAGCAAATGCTATTGATGCTTTAGAAGAAGCCAATAATGGACGAAGTTTTGCAGAAATTCAAGCAAATCTTAACCAGATTACAATTAAAACTTCACTAGAAGATAACCAAGTTAAAGTAGCCATTACTGATAATGGTATGGGCATGAATGAGGAAGTTAAACAGCGAATTTTTGACCACTTATTTACTACTAAAGGAGTCAATAAAGGTACAGGGTTGGGGTTAGCGATCGCTCGGCAAATTATTGTAGAAAAGCACGGTGGCAAAATCGATTGTAATTCCTCAACTAAAAAAGGTACTGAGTTTATCATTCAAATCCCTGTTCGATAG
- a CDS encoding two-component hybrid sensor and regulator: MFKISGYQFHEELYNGSRTLVYRGYREIDDKPVVIKLLKNPYPSFNELVQFRNQYAIIKNLDLPGIIKPISLEPYSNGYALVMEDFDGISLKEWIERNQEFSISNFLTFAIAITTTLEALHRHQVIHKDIKPANILINPENHQIKLIDFSIASLLPKETPQLQNPQVLEGTLAYISPEQTGRMNRGIDYRTDFYSLGVTFYELLTGKLPFLSNDPMELVHSHIAKIPAQACEINSHISPIISEIIAKLMAKNAEDRYQSAAGLKHDLEICLSTWQITGAIADFILGSRDINDRFLIPENLYGREQEVKTLLQAFERVADGDSEIILVAGFSGIGKTAVVNEVHKPIVRQRGYFIKGKFEQFQKNIPFSAFVQAFRDLMGQLLGESDTQIQQWKSQILEAVGENGQVIIDVIPELEKIIGEQPTAPELSGIAAENRFNLLFQKFIQVFTTKKHPLVIFLDDLQWVDSASLKLMQLLMGSSNSAYMLLIGAYRDNEVPPTHPLILTLAEIHKIGRNINTITLNKLQKNNLNQLVADALNCSKELAQPLTELVYQKTQGNPFFSTQFLKSLAEDGLIKLDFEARYWLCDLAKVKALAFTDDVLEFMALQLQKLPLETQNALILSACIGSQFDLETLAIVCEQSPVKTATDLWKALREGLILPISEVYKFYQENDTSVDLEPVSTHTHSRAKYRFFHDRVQQAAYSLIPDEQKQHTHLKIGKLLLANLNAAEREEQIFAIANQLNFGLPLITDKLEREQLARINLQAAKKAIASTAYVAGVDYLRTSQKLLTTDCWQNQYSLTLEINNELARATFLSGDFPQMEQVIKVVLEKGRSHLHTAKVYEIKIQALMFQGQAVEAVKIALAVVQKFGLKFPQKPTITKIVLALIDTKLALMGKSIASLEALPIMTAPDKIIVIQVLSKTISAAFNGAPNLLPLLVFRAVCLFAKYGNTNLSAFIYTWYGVILCGFLGDIKSGYQFGELALKLVDKFETKEIKASVVNAVHCFIYPWQQHIKETLESLLESYQAGLDSGDKEFAAWSVFGYCAHSYFIGTNLADLEPKLEFYSQAITQLNQETALQAHKIYYQAVLNLLNKSTQASRLEGDLYSLSRMEAQQQAKNDKAGLFIVYVNQAILSYLFTDLEYGAEILEKAQQNLAAGIGLVTSVIFYFYDSLTALALASQASPQDKKRLLKRVVANQKKIKKWADHAPMNHLHKFHLVEAEKYRVLDRKTDATENYDRAIQLARANQYLQEEALANELTAKFYLEWGKEKIAATYMQEAYYCYSRWGSLAKVLDLEKHYSQLLTPILQQTYNPILTNESISLTSLRTIHSTTITTSSVLDLPGILKASQAISSEINLEKLLVQIMQIVLESAGATKSALMLLQGDSLVIEATANIENSQNCILQSIPVTDSYDVPHSIINYVKNTLEILVIKDIATQDSWNIDRYIQKEKPQSILCMPIMHKGELIGILYLENNLTLGAFTTDKVQVLNLLVSQAAISLENARLYTALQQALIELEDRVKERTQELSEKNNQLQNTLKELHHTQVQMLQSEKMSALGQMVAGIAHEINNPVNFIHGNLTYVQEYTQDLLRLINLYQHQNLNMPEIQALLNKLDLEFIQTDLPKILKSMRVGTERISEIVLSLRNFSRMDEAEFKQVDIHEGIESALLILQHRLKEKAQIPSIRIIKNYGQLPLIECYPGQLNQVFMNILINAIDAIEEKNITRACEEIQVNPSQVIIRTSVIDTHWIEIAIADNGIGMTEEVQKQMWNPFFTTKPVGSGTGMGMSITYQIITEKHGGKLNCFSTPNQGTEFLIQIPVCQNNS; encoded by the coding sequence ATGTTTAAAATTTCCGGATATCAATTCCATGAAGAACTCTATAACGGTTCTAGAACTCTGGTTTATCGCGGATACCGAGAAATTGATGACAAACCCGTAGTAATTAAACTACTGAAAAATCCTTATCCGAGTTTCAACGAACTGGTACAGTTTCGCAATCAGTACGCTATTATTAAAAACTTAGACTTACCAGGTATTATTAAACCTATTAGTCTAGAACCATATTCTAATGGTTATGCCTTAGTTATGGAGGATTTTGATGGTATTTCTCTCAAAGAGTGGATAGAAAGAAATCAGGAATTTTCTATTAGTAATTTCTTAACATTTGCTATTGCCATAACCACAACTCTAGAGGCGCTACACCGTCATCAAGTTATTCATAAAGATATTAAACCTGCCAATATTCTAATTAATCCTGAAAATCATCAAATTAAATTAATTGACTTTAGTATTGCATCTCTACTACCTAAAGAAACCCCACAACTACAAAACCCTCAAGTATTAGAAGGTACTCTCGCTTATATTTCTCCCGAACAAACTGGCAGAATGAATCGGGGTATAGATTATCGCACTGATTTTTATAGTCTAGGCGTAACTTTCTACGAATTACTCACAGGGAAATTGCCATTTTTGTCTAACGACCCAATGGAATTAGTACATTCTCATATCGCTAAAATCCCTGCCCAAGCCTGTGAAATTAATTCTCATATATCCCCCATCATTTCAGAAATTATTGCTAAGTTAATGGCAAAAAATGCCGAAGATAGATATCAGAGTGCGGCGGGTTTAAAACATGATTTAGAAATTTGTTTATCTACATGGCAAATCACAGGTGCAATCGCAGATTTTATCTTAGGTAGTCGAGATATCAACGATCGATTCTTGATTCCAGAAAACCTTTATGGTCGAGAACAAGAGGTAAAAACCTTACTCCAAGCCTTCGAGAGAGTAGCCGATGGTGACAGCGAAATCATATTAGTTGCTGGGTTCTCTGGAATTGGTAAAACGGCAGTTGTCAATGAAGTACATAAGCCGATTGTGCGGCAACGAGGATATTTTATTAAAGGAAAATTCGAGCAATTTCAAAAAAATATTCCTTTCTCAGCATTTGTTCAGGCTTTTCGGGATTTAATGGGGCAATTATTGGGTGAAAGCGATACTCAAATCCAGCAATGGAAAAGTCAAATTTTAGAGGCTGTAGGGGAAAATGGACAAGTAATTATTGATGTGATTCCTGAATTAGAAAAAATTATTGGCGAACAACCAACAGCACCAGAACTTTCGGGAATAGCAGCAGAAAATAGATTTAATTTATTATTTCAGAAATTTATCCAGGTTTTCACAACTAAAAAACATCCCTTAGTGATTTTTTTAGACGATCTGCAATGGGTGGATTCGGCTTCTTTAAAACTGATGCAATTATTAATGGGTAGCTCTAATTCTGCTTATATGTTACTAATTGGTGCTTATCGAGATAATGAAGTACCACCTACTCATCCTTTAATACTGACTTTAGCTGAAATTCATAAAATTGGCAGGAATATTAATACTATTACTCTAAATAAGCTCCAGAAAAACAATTTAAATCAACTAGTAGCAGATGCTCTCAATTGTTCTAAAGAACTCGCACAACCTCTAACAGAATTAGTATATCAAAAAACTCAAGGCAATCCTTTTTTCAGCACACAGTTCCTCAAGTCATTAGCTGAAGATGGGCTGATTAAGTTGGATTTTGAGGCTAGATATTGGCTTTGCGATCTAGCTAAAGTGAAAGCTTTGGCATTTACTGATGATGTGCTTGAGTTTATGGCATTACAATTACAAAAATTGCCATTAGAAACTCAAAATGCCTTAATATTATCTGCTTGTATTGGTTCTCAATTTGATTTAGAGACCTTAGCAATTGTCTGCGAGCAATCTCCAGTAAAAACAGCAACAGATTTATGGAAAGCTTTACGAGAAGGTTTAATTCTCCCAATCAGTGAAGTTTATAAATTTTATCAAGAAAATGATACTTCAGTAGATTTAGAACCAGTTTCAACTCATACTCACTCAAGAGCTAAGTATAGATTTTTTCACGATCGCGTCCAACAAGCGGCTTATTCTCTAATTCCTGACGAGCAAAAACAACATACTCACCTGAAAATAGGCAAACTCTTGCTGGCAAATCTTAATGCTGCTGAACGAGAAGAACAGATTTTTGCGATCGCCAATCAGCTAAATTTTGGATTACCCCTAATTACCGATAAATTAGAACGAGAGCAGCTGGCGCGCATAAATTTGCAAGCCGCAAAAAAAGCGATCGCTTCTACTGCTTATGTCGCAGGAGTAGACTATCTCCGGACCAGCCAAAAACTCTTAACCACAGATTGCTGGCAAAATCAATACTCCTTGACTTTAGAAATTAACAATGAATTAGCACGCGCCACATTTTTATCTGGTGATTTTCCGCAGATGGAGCAAGTTATCAAAGTAGTTCTAGAAAAAGGACGCTCCCATCTACATACAGCTAAAGTCTATGAAATCAAAATCCAAGCATTGATGTTTCAAGGACAGGCTGTAGAAGCAGTCAAAATTGCTCTAGCAGTAGTCCAAAAATTTGGTCTCAAATTCCCTCAAAAGCCAACTATAACTAAGATTGTGCTGGCTTTAATCGACACTAAATTAGCGTTGATGGGTAAATCTATCGCATCTCTAGAAGCGCTACCCATCATGACAGCACCAGATAAAATCATTGTGATTCAAGTATTGTCAAAAACTATATCTGCTGCCTTTAATGGCGCACCTAATCTATTACCATTACTAGTTTTTCGTGCAGTTTGCTTATTTGCCAAGTATGGCAATACTAATTTATCTGCGTTTATTTATACATGGTATGGAGTAATTCTTTGCGGTTTTTTAGGTGATATTAAATCCGGCTATCAATTTGGGGAATTAGCACTTAAGTTAGTAGACAAATTTGAGACTAAAGAAATTAAAGCCAGCGTCGTTAACGCCGTTCACTGCTTTATTTACCCTTGGCAACAGCATATTAAAGAAACACTTGAATCACTATTAGAAAGCTATCAAGCAGGGTTGGATAGCGGCGATAAAGAATTTGCAGCTTGGTCAGTTTTTGGCTATTGCGCTCATAGCTATTTTATTGGTACAAATCTAGCAGACCTAGAGCCAAAGCTGGAATTTTATAGTCAAGCAATTACTCAACTTAACCAAGAAACAGCATTGCAAGCTCATAAAATTTACTATCAAGCAGTGCTAAATTTACTAAACAAATCAACCCAAGCATCTCGACTAGAAGGCGATTTGTACTCCCTCAGTCGGATGGAGGCGCAACAACAAGCAAAAAACGACAAAGCCGGACTGTTTATTGTTTATGTGAATCAAGCAATTTTGAGCTACTTATTTACAGATTTGGAATATGGAGCCGAAATTCTAGAAAAAGCACAACAAAATTTAGCAGCAGGTATCGGCTTAGTCACATCAGTTATTTTCTATTTTTACGATTCATTGACTGCTTTAGCCCTTGCTAGCCAAGCTTCACCTCAAGACAAAAAACGACTTTTAAAACGTGTAGTAGCAAACCAGAAAAAAATCAAAAAATGGGCAGACCACGCCCCAATGAATCATTTACATAAGTTTCATTTAGTGGAAGCAGAAAAGTATCGAGTTTTAGATCGGAAAACCGATGCTACAGAAAATTACGATCGCGCTATTCAACTCGCTAGAGCAAACCAATATCTTCAAGAAGAAGCATTAGCAAATGAACTCACTGCTAAATTCTATCTAGAATGGGGCAAAGAAAAAATTGCCGCAACCTACATGCAGGAAGCTTATTACTGCTATAGCCGTTGGGGTAGTCTAGCCAAAGTACTAGACTTAGAAAAACATTATTCCCAATTACTTACTCCCATCCTGCAACAAACATATAATCCCATTCTCACTAATGAAAGTATTTCCTTAACTTCTTTACGTACAATTCATTCAACTACCATAACCACCTCATCTGTTCTCGATTTACCTGGAATCCTCAAAGCATCACAAGCAATATCGAGTGAAATTAATCTGGAGAAATTACTTGTTCAGATCATGCAGATTGTTCTAGAAAGTGCAGGTGCTACTAAATCTGCATTGATGTTATTACAAGGCGATAGTTTAGTTATCGAAGCAACTGCTAACATCGAAAACAGCCAAAATTGTATTTTACAATCTATCCCTGTTACAGATAGCTATGATGTTCCCCACAGCATTATTAACTATGTTAAAAATACGTTAGAAATATTAGTTATTAAAGATATCGCTACACAAGACAGTTGGAATATTGATAGATATATTCAAAAGGAAAAACCTCAAAGTATATTGTGTATGCCGATTATGCATAAGGGTGAATTAATCGGTATTCTATATTTAGAAAATAACCTGACTCTAGGAGCATTTACAACTGATAAAGTTCAAGTTTTAAATTTATTAGTTTCTCAAGCAGCAATATCTTTAGAAAATGCTCGTCTGTACACAGCTTTACAACAAGCTTTGATAGAACTAGAAGACAGAGTTAAAGAACGCACCCAAGAACTCAGCGAGAAAAATAACCAACTGCAAAACACCTTAAAAGAATTACATCATACCCAAGTTCAGATGCTACAAAGTGAAAAAATGTCTGCATTGGGACAAATGGTAGCAGGTATAGCACATGAAATTAATAACCCGGTCAATTTCATTCACGGCAATCTTACCTATGTGCAAGAATATACCCAAGATTTATTGCGGTTGATTAATTTATATCAACATCAGAATTTAAATATGCCAGAAATTCAAGCCTTATTAAATAAGCTTGATTTAGAGTTTATCCAGACAGATTTGCCAAAAATTCTCAAATCTATGAGAGTGGGTACGGAACGCATTAGTGAAATTGTTTTATCTCTGCGAAATTTTTCCCGCATGGATGAAGCTGAATTTAAACAGGTTGATATTCATGAAGGCATCGAAAGTGCATTATTAATTTTACAACATCGACTTAAAGAAAAAGCACAAATCCCCAGCATTAGAATTATCAAAAACTATGGTCAATTACCTTTGATAGAATGTTATCCTGGTCAATTAAATCAGGTATTTATGAATATTTTGATAAATGCTATTGACGCCATAGAAGAAAAAAATATCACGCGCGCTTGTGAAGAAATACAGGTAAATCCTAGCCAAGTTATTATTCGTACATCAGTCATTGATACTCATTGGATAGAAATTGCGATCGCAGATAATGGTATAGGCATGACTGAGGAAGTTCAAAAACAAATGTGGAATCCATTCTTTACTACTAAACCTGTTGGTAGCGGTACGGGAATGGGGATGTCAATTACTTATCAAATCATTACAGAAAAGCATGGTGGAAAGTTGAATTGTTTTTCCACACCCAATCAAGGTACTGAGTTTTTGATTCAAATACCAGTTTGTCAAAATAATTCGTAA